A portion of the Rhinolophus sinicus isolate RSC01 linkage group LG03, ASM3656204v1, whole genome shotgun sequence genome contains these proteins:
- the BEGAIN gene encoding brain-enriched guanylate kinase-associated protein isoform X3, with protein sequence MEKLRLRSPWVPSCLGQPRVLQGRLARSSPSLWDSALQEQKGELRKRLSYTTHKLEKLETEFDSTRHYLEIELRRAQEELEKVTEKLRRIQSNYMALQRINQELEDKLYRMGQHYEEEKRALSHEIVALNSHLLEAKVTIDKLSEDNELYRKDCNLAAQLLQSSQTYGRGHKVSELPSDFQERVSLHMEKHGCSLPSPLCHPAYADSVPACVIAKVLEKPDPTSLSSRLSDASARDLAFGDGVEKPGPRPPYKGDIYCSDTALYCPEERRHDRRPSVDAPVTDVGFLRAQNSTDSAAEEEEEAEAAAFPAGFRREAFPGYAGSLPTSSSYSSFSATSEEKEHGQAGSLSASQRAIYLGSRDQLFPRKPPAAAAYQGSPRFATATAAVAAPLEAEVAPGFARTMSPYPAEPFRFPASPGPQQALMPPNLWSLRAKPGSARLPGEDVRGQWRPLSVEDIGAYSFPAAAGRASPCSFSERYYGGGSPGDKADARASPLYASYKAERFSEGDDLPQGHLAEPCFLRAGGPADPLPGYAASEGNGERLGGQLCGAAGSPEPEHSPHSSRDSLEPSSMEASPEMHPAARLSPQPAFPRTGGSGLSRKDSLTKAQLYGTLLN encoded by the exons ATGGAGAAACTCAG GCTGCGCAGCCCCTGGGTGCCCTCGTGCCTCGGGCAGCCCCGCGTCCTCCAGGGCCGACTGGCCAGGTCCTCGCCCTCGCTCTGGGACAG CGCGCTGCAGGAACAGAAGGGCGAGCTGCGCAAGCGGCTGTCCTACACCACGCACAAGCTCGAGAAGCTCGAAACCGAGTTTGATTCCACGCGCCACTACCTGGAGATCGAGCTGCGACGCGCGCAGGAGGAGCTCGAAAAGGTCACGGAGAAGCTGCGCAG GATTCAGAGCAACTACATGGCACTGCAGAGGATCAACCAGGAGCTGGAGGACAAGCTGTACCGCATG ggCCAGCACTACGAGGAAGAAAAGCGGGCACTGAGCCATGAGATTGTTGCCCTCAACAGCCACCTGCTGGAGGCCAAGGTGACCATCGACAAGCTGTCGGAAGACAAC GAGCTCTATAGGAAGGACTGCAATCTGGCGGCCCAGCTGCTGCAGAGCAGCCAGACCTACGGCAGGGGCCATAAGGTGTCCGAG CTGCCCTCGGACTTCCAGGAGCGAGTGAGCCTGCACATGGAGAAGCACGGCTGCAGCCTGCCCTCCCCGCTCTGCCACCCCGCCTACGCGGACAGCGTCCCCGCCTGCGTCATCGCCAAGGTGCTGGAGAAGCCCGACCCCACCAGCCTGTCCTCGCGCCTGTCGGACGCCTCAGCCCGCGACCTGGCCTTCGGAGACGGGGTGGAGAAGCCGGGCCCGAGGCCGCCCTACAAGGGGGACATCTACTGCAGCGACACGGCCCTCTACTGCCCCGAGGAGCGGCGGCACGACCGACGGCCCAGCGTGGACGCGCCCGTGACCGACGTGGGCTTCCTGCGGGCCCAGAACTCCACCGACAGCGccgcggaggaggaggaggaggcggaggcggCCGCCTTCCCCGCCGGCTTCCGGCGCGAGGCCTTCCCGGGCTACGCGGGCTCCCTGCCCACGTCCAGCTCCTACTCGAGCTTCAGCGCCACGTCGGAGGAGAAGGAGCACGGCCAGGCCGGCTCGCTGAGCGCCTCGCAGCGGGCCATCTACCTGGGCAGCCGCGACCAGCTCTTCCCGCGCAagccgcccgccgccgccgcctacCAGGGCAGCCCGCGCTTCGCCACGGCCACCGCCGCGGTGGCGGCCCCGCTGGAGGCCGAGGTGGCCCCGGGCTTCGCGCGGACCATGTCGCCCTACCCGGCCGAGCCCTTCCGCTTCCCGGCCTCCCCGGGCCCCCAGCAGGCCCTGATGCCCCCGAACCTGTGGAGCCTGCGGGCCAAGCCCGGGTCGGCCCGGCTGCCCGGGGAGGACGTGCGAGGCCAGTGGCGGCCCCTGAGCGTGGAGGACATCGGAGCCTACTCCTTCCCGGCCGCCGCGGGCCGCGCCTCGCCCTGCAGCTTCTCCGAGCGCTACTACGGCGGGGGCAGCCCCGGCGACAAGGCCGACGCCCGCGCCAGCCCCCTCTACGCCAGCTACAAGGCCGAGCGCTTCTCGGAGGGCGACGACcttccccagggccacctggcagagCCCTGCTTCCTCAGGGCCGGTGGCCCCGCCGACCCGCTGCCCGGCTATGCAGCCAGCGAGGGAAACGGGGAGAGGCTCGGCGGGCAGCTGTGCGGGGCAGCCGGCAGCCCCGAGCCTGAGCACAGCCCCCACAGCTCCAGGGACTCCTTGGAGCCCAGCTCCATGGAGGCCTCCCCAGAAATGCACCCCGCCGCCCGCCTCAGCCCCCAGCCGGCCTTCCCGCGGACTGGGGGCTCCGGGCTGAGCCGCAAGGACAGCCTCACGAAAGCCCAGCTCTACGGAACCTTGCTCAACTGA
- the BEGAIN gene encoding brain-enriched guanylate kinase-associated protein isoform X7, translating into MEKLSALQEQKGELRKRLSYTTHKLEKLETEFDSTRHYLEIELRRAQEELEKVTEKLRRIQSNYMALQRINQELEDKLYRMGQHYEEEKRALSHEIVALNSHLLEAKVTIDKLSEDNELYRKDCNLAAQLLQSSQTYGRGHKVSELPSDFQERVSLHMEKHGCSLPSPLCHPAYADSVPACVIAKVLEKPDPTSLSSRLSDASARDLAFGDGVEKPGPRPPYKGDIYCSDTALYCPEERRHDRRPSVDAPVTDVGFLRAQNSTDSAAEEEEEAEAAAFPAGFRREAFPGYAGSLPTSSSYSSFSATSEEKEHGQAGSLSASQRAIYLGSRDQLFPRKPPAAAAYQGSPRFATATAAVAAPLEAEVAPGFARTMSPYPAEPFRFPASPGPQQALMPPNLWSLRAKPGSARLPGEDVRGQWRPLSVEDIGAYSFPAAAGRASPCSFSERYYGGGSPGDKADARASPLYASYKAERFSEGDDLPQGHLAEPCFLRAGGPADPLPGYAASEGNGERLGGQLCGAAGSPEPEHSPHSSRDSLEPSSMEASPEMHPAARLSPQPAFPRTGGSGLSRKDSLTKAQLYGTLLN; encoded by the exons ATGGAGAAACTCAG CGCGCTGCAGGAACAGAAGGGCGAGCTGCGCAAGCGGCTGTCCTACACCACGCACAAGCTCGAGAAGCTCGAAACCGAGTTTGATTCCACGCGCCACTACCTGGAGATCGAGCTGCGACGCGCGCAGGAGGAGCTCGAAAAGGTCACGGAGAAGCTGCGCAG GATTCAGAGCAACTACATGGCACTGCAGAGGATCAACCAGGAGCTGGAGGACAAGCTGTACCGCATG ggCCAGCACTACGAGGAAGAAAAGCGGGCACTGAGCCATGAGATTGTTGCCCTCAACAGCCACCTGCTGGAGGCCAAGGTGACCATCGACAAGCTGTCGGAAGACAAC GAGCTCTATAGGAAGGACTGCAATCTGGCGGCCCAGCTGCTGCAGAGCAGCCAGACCTACGGCAGGGGCCATAAGGTGTCCGAG CTGCCCTCGGACTTCCAGGAGCGAGTGAGCCTGCACATGGAGAAGCACGGCTGCAGCCTGCCCTCCCCGCTCTGCCACCCCGCCTACGCGGACAGCGTCCCCGCCTGCGTCATCGCCAAGGTGCTGGAGAAGCCCGACCCCACCAGCCTGTCCTCGCGCCTGTCGGACGCCTCAGCCCGCGACCTGGCCTTCGGAGACGGGGTGGAGAAGCCGGGCCCGAGGCCGCCCTACAAGGGGGACATCTACTGCAGCGACACGGCCCTCTACTGCCCCGAGGAGCGGCGGCACGACCGACGGCCCAGCGTGGACGCGCCCGTGACCGACGTGGGCTTCCTGCGGGCCCAGAACTCCACCGACAGCGccgcggaggaggaggaggaggcggaggcggCCGCCTTCCCCGCCGGCTTCCGGCGCGAGGCCTTCCCGGGCTACGCGGGCTCCCTGCCCACGTCCAGCTCCTACTCGAGCTTCAGCGCCACGTCGGAGGAGAAGGAGCACGGCCAGGCCGGCTCGCTGAGCGCCTCGCAGCGGGCCATCTACCTGGGCAGCCGCGACCAGCTCTTCCCGCGCAagccgcccgccgccgccgcctacCAGGGCAGCCCGCGCTTCGCCACGGCCACCGCCGCGGTGGCGGCCCCGCTGGAGGCCGAGGTGGCCCCGGGCTTCGCGCGGACCATGTCGCCCTACCCGGCCGAGCCCTTCCGCTTCCCGGCCTCCCCGGGCCCCCAGCAGGCCCTGATGCCCCCGAACCTGTGGAGCCTGCGGGCCAAGCCCGGGTCGGCCCGGCTGCCCGGGGAGGACGTGCGAGGCCAGTGGCGGCCCCTGAGCGTGGAGGACATCGGAGCCTACTCCTTCCCGGCCGCCGCGGGCCGCGCCTCGCCCTGCAGCTTCTCCGAGCGCTACTACGGCGGGGGCAGCCCCGGCGACAAGGCCGACGCCCGCGCCAGCCCCCTCTACGCCAGCTACAAGGCCGAGCGCTTCTCGGAGGGCGACGACcttccccagggccacctggcagagCCCTGCTTCCTCAGGGCCGGTGGCCCCGCCGACCCGCTGCCCGGCTATGCAGCCAGCGAGGGAAACGGGGAGAGGCTCGGCGGGCAGCTGTGCGGGGCAGCCGGCAGCCCCGAGCCTGAGCACAGCCCCCACAGCTCCAGGGACTCCTTGGAGCCCAGCTCCATGGAGGCCTCCCCAGAAATGCACCCCGCCGCCCGCCTCAGCCCCCAGCCGGCCTTCCCGCGGACTGGGGGCTCCGGGCTGAGCCGCAAGGACAGCCTCACGAAAGCCCAGCTCTACGGAACCTTGCTCAACTGA
- the BEGAIN gene encoding brain-enriched guanylate kinase-associated protein isoform X9: MALQRINQELEDKLYRMGQHYEEEKRALSHEIVALNSHLLEAKVTIDKLSEDNELYRKDCNLAAQLLQSSQTYGRGHKVSELPSDFQERVSLHMEKHGCSLPSPLCHPAYADSVPACVIAKVLEKPDPTSLSSRLSDASARDLAFGDGVEKPGPRPPYKGDIYCSDTALYCPEERRHDRRPSVDAPVTDVGFLRAQNSTDSAAEEEEEAEAAAFPAGFRREAFPGYAGSLPTSSSYSSFSATSEEKEHGQAGSLSASQRAIYLGSRDQLFPRKPPAAAAYQGSPRFATATAAVAAPLEAEVAPGFARTMSPYPAEPFRFPASPGPQQALMPPNLWSLRAKPGSARLPGEDVRGQWRPLSVEDIGAYSFPAAAGRASPCSFSERYYGGGSPGDKADARASPLYASYKAERFSEGDDLPQGHLAEPCFLRAGGPADPLPGYAASEGNGERLGGQLCGAAGSPEPEHSPHSSRDSLEPSSMEASPEMHPAARLSPQPAFPRTGGSGLSRKDSLTKAQLYGTLLN, translated from the exons ATGGCACTGCAGAGGATCAACCAGGAGCTGGAGGACAAGCTGTACCGCATG ggCCAGCACTACGAGGAAGAAAAGCGGGCACTGAGCCATGAGATTGTTGCCCTCAACAGCCACCTGCTGGAGGCCAAGGTGACCATCGACAAGCTGTCGGAAGACAAC GAGCTCTATAGGAAGGACTGCAATCTGGCGGCCCAGCTGCTGCAGAGCAGCCAGACCTACGGCAGGGGCCATAAGGTGTCCGAG CTGCCCTCGGACTTCCAGGAGCGAGTGAGCCTGCACATGGAGAAGCACGGCTGCAGCCTGCCCTCCCCGCTCTGCCACCCCGCCTACGCGGACAGCGTCCCCGCCTGCGTCATCGCCAAGGTGCTGGAGAAGCCCGACCCCACCAGCCTGTCCTCGCGCCTGTCGGACGCCTCAGCCCGCGACCTGGCCTTCGGAGACGGGGTGGAGAAGCCGGGCCCGAGGCCGCCCTACAAGGGGGACATCTACTGCAGCGACACGGCCCTCTACTGCCCCGAGGAGCGGCGGCACGACCGACGGCCCAGCGTGGACGCGCCCGTGACCGACGTGGGCTTCCTGCGGGCCCAGAACTCCACCGACAGCGccgcggaggaggaggaggaggcggaggcggCCGCCTTCCCCGCCGGCTTCCGGCGCGAGGCCTTCCCGGGCTACGCGGGCTCCCTGCCCACGTCCAGCTCCTACTCGAGCTTCAGCGCCACGTCGGAGGAGAAGGAGCACGGCCAGGCCGGCTCGCTGAGCGCCTCGCAGCGGGCCATCTACCTGGGCAGCCGCGACCAGCTCTTCCCGCGCAagccgcccgccgccgccgcctacCAGGGCAGCCCGCGCTTCGCCACGGCCACCGCCGCGGTGGCGGCCCCGCTGGAGGCCGAGGTGGCCCCGGGCTTCGCGCGGACCATGTCGCCCTACCCGGCCGAGCCCTTCCGCTTCCCGGCCTCCCCGGGCCCCCAGCAGGCCCTGATGCCCCCGAACCTGTGGAGCCTGCGGGCCAAGCCCGGGTCGGCCCGGCTGCCCGGGGAGGACGTGCGAGGCCAGTGGCGGCCCCTGAGCGTGGAGGACATCGGAGCCTACTCCTTCCCGGCCGCCGCGGGCCGCGCCTCGCCCTGCAGCTTCTCCGAGCGCTACTACGGCGGGGGCAGCCCCGGCGACAAGGCCGACGCCCGCGCCAGCCCCCTCTACGCCAGCTACAAGGCCGAGCGCTTCTCGGAGGGCGACGACcttccccagggccacctggcagagCCCTGCTTCCTCAGGGCCGGTGGCCCCGCCGACCCGCTGCCCGGCTATGCAGCCAGCGAGGGAAACGGGGAGAGGCTCGGCGGGCAGCTGTGCGGGGCAGCCGGCAGCCCCGAGCCTGAGCACAGCCCCCACAGCTCCAGGGACTCCTTGGAGCCCAGCTCCATGGAGGCCTCCCCAGAAATGCACCCCGCCGCCCGCCTCAGCCCCCAGCCGGCCTTCCCGCGGACTGGGGGCTCCGGGCTGAGCCGCAAGGACAGCCTCACGAAAGCCCAGCTCTACGGAACCTTGCTCAACTGA
- the BEGAIN gene encoding brain-enriched guanylate kinase-associated protein isoform X8, which yields MLSVSHPHSVLTPDSWEARRYPGAVQGQHYEEEKRALSHEIVALNSHLLEAKVTIDKLSEDNELYRKDCNLAAQLLQSSQTYGRGHKVSELPSDFQERVSLHMEKHGCSLPSPLCHPAYADSVPACVIAKVLEKPDPTSLSSRLSDASARDLAFGDGVEKPGPRPPYKGDIYCSDTALYCPEERRHDRRPSVDAPVTDVGFLRAQNSTDSAAEEEEEAEAAAFPAGFRREAFPGYAGSLPTSSSYSSFSATSEEKEHGQAGSLSASQRAIYLGSRDQLFPRKPPAAAAYQGSPRFATATAAVAAPLEAEVAPGFARTMSPYPAEPFRFPASPGPQQALMPPNLWSLRAKPGSARLPGEDVRGQWRPLSVEDIGAYSFPAAAGRASPCSFSERYYGGGSPGDKADARASPLYASYKAERFSEGDDLPQGHLAEPCFLRAGGPADPLPGYAASEGNGERLGGQLCGAAGSPEPEHSPHSSRDSLEPSSMEASPEMHPAARLSPQPAFPRTGGSGLSRKDSLTKAQLYGTLLN from the exons ATGCTGAGTGTAAGCCATCCACACTCAGTCCTCACCCCAGACTCCTGGGAGGCACGTCGTTACCCTGGCGCGGTgcag ggCCAGCACTACGAGGAAGAAAAGCGGGCACTGAGCCATGAGATTGTTGCCCTCAACAGCCACCTGCTGGAGGCCAAGGTGACCATCGACAAGCTGTCGGAAGACAAC GAGCTCTATAGGAAGGACTGCAATCTGGCGGCCCAGCTGCTGCAGAGCAGCCAGACCTACGGCAGGGGCCATAAGGTGTCCGAG CTGCCCTCGGACTTCCAGGAGCGAGTGAGCCTGCACATGGAGAAGCACGGCTGCAGCCTGCCCTCCCCGCTCTGCCACCCCGCCTACGCGGACAGCGTCCCCGCCTGCGTCATCGCCAAGGTGCTGGAGAAGCCCGACCCCACCAGCCTGTCCTCGCGCCTGTCGGACGCCTCAGCCCGCGACCTGGCCTTCGGAGACGGGGTGGAGAAGCCGGGCCCGAGGCCGCCCTACAAGGGGGACATCTACTGCAGCGACACGGCCCTCTACTGCCCCGAGGAGCGGCGGCACGACCGACGGCCCAGCGTGGACGCGCCCGTGACCGACGTGGGCTTCCTGCGGGCCCAGAACTCCACCGACAGCGccgcggaggaggaggaggaggcggaggcggCCGCCTTCCCCGCCGGCTTCCGGCGCGAGGCCTTCCCGGGCTACGCGGGCTCCCTGCCCACGTCCAGCTCCTACTCGAGCTTCAGCGCCACGTCGGAGGAGAAGGAGCACGGCCAGGCCGGCTCGCTGAGCGCCTCGCAGCGGGCCATCTACCTGGGCAGCCGCGACCAGCTCTTCCCGCGCAagccgcccgccgccgccgcctacCAGGGCAGCCCGCGCTTCGCCACGGCCACCGCCGCGGTGGCGGCCCCGCTGGAGGCCGAGGTGGCCCCGGGCTTCGCGCGGACCATGTCGCCCTACCCGGCCGAGCCCTTCCGCTTCCCGGCCTCCCCGGGCCCCCAGCAGGCCCTGATGCCCCCGAACCTGTGGAGCCTGCGGGCCAAGCCCGGGTCGGCCCGGCTGCCCGGGGAGGACGTGCGAGGCCAGTGGCGGCCCCTGAGCGTGGAGGACATCGGAGCCTACTCCTTCCCGGCCGCCGCGGGCCGCGCCTCGCCCTGCAGCTTCTCCGAGCGCTACTACGGCGGGGGCAGCCCCGGCGACAAGGCCGACGCCCGCGCCAGCCCCCTCTACGCCAGCTACAAGGCCGAGCGCTTCTCGGAGGGCGACGACcttccccagggccacctggcagagCCCTGCTTCCTCAGGGCCGGTGGCCCCGCCGACCCGCTGCCCGGCTATGCAGCCAGCGAGGGAAACGGGGAGAGGCTCGGCGGGCAGCTGTGCGGGGCAGCCGGCAGCCCCGAGCCTGAGCACAGCCCCCACAGCTCCAGGGACTCCTTGGAGCCCAGCTCCATGGAGGCCTCCCCAGAAATGCACCCCGCCGCCCGCCTCAGCCCCCAGCCGGCCTTCCCGCGGACTGGGGGCTCCGGGCTGAGCCGCAAGGACAGCCTCACGAAAGCCCAGCTCTACGGAACCTTGCTCAACTGA